In Paenibacillus sp. FSL R7-0345, a single window of DNA contains:
- a CDS encoding S-layer homology domain-containing protein produces the protein MSVIVPFTPPSFSSTVYGDAAEPSGVVMLEDFENVSLADLTFDSARIYSGNLALESNPKYIRDGAKSLRIDYDFIGVTDNPSQVAVGPATQLPLTGRTPKKIGMWIYANNEGHGLTSKFYVSATGKSKTYEMRSEEVGIDWSGWKYVEAEIGDDLQLPGTLAFYFQMKERQMSKKNKGSIWIDDVRLIYDEPADEDMDVPVLTPVSPVPDQILTAPVSDIILSADDAKSGIDPDSIRLTMDGQPVVPAAFAYDLSTKAITYHPDVPLDGGYHQVVAEVKDLAGNPASAEYTFTVDHGAMLTLEAPEEAVSNETYRLKLAAKDAGEANSVQARIKFDPQTLQANAVHARDGLSNVKSTVDNIGGYVEFSADGLQKGLVDALASIDFNVNRSAKMERGETYKSITMVDGGFGYSNAATVSSFASPVKYTIGFPYALTIKGAGLQTKNIITVTTHAGAPVEGAEIDFTDVNGPQTYVTVTAGNSNIYASADSSSTVLLTAEQNGQFFATTGSASGFVKVYLPDGTKTGYIASADIQQKSLTEGFGLTDARGEIHTSLANLALGTWKVQAVKDGGTSESFSMNVVTQLGGDDPKYIQTFVTEDMSTMLSVGWQTAPRVQETSIQYVKDSDLVNNNLNSTQQKAAEQSALTEVEVIHEVEGGPLGEIKFHKSLVTGLEPNTAYHYRVGYEGHWSNWYEYKTLTAVPQTPVSFVFVTDSHTKGDNGLEIYQQLISDAVTRYPDTQFIMHGGDMVDDGAILNEWNQFWEASSFYATSLPSGYTMGNHDVKGAGKEIFAKGLDLPENGPDVQKDYAYSFDSGEVHFIVLNSEADEVTMAQQAVWLRGDLLASDKKWKIVMFHKPAYHTEDGRGNVIEYTQTYFAPILEELKVDLVLEGHDHVYARTYPMSGGKPLLNGERGTVYLDGGASGWKFYDGARYEYLNFMFDEDVPVYSAIQVSHDTITIQARTTESDVLLDNYIIEKKDERTVTSVSATPAELTLQAGEERGTVLTATYSDKSTADVTIEAIWSSSNDNVANVDAKGLIHAVAAGSTTIEAQYGNMPAVSIPVTVQPQSSVPVLLNLTADPASHRLQVGQTGTSVIKAVYDNAENPVVTDQAVWISSDPAIASVSDKGLITGAAAGEATITASFGGKSVVVSIVVSEAPAPAVVDLVVTPAALSLTLGKTQSLGVTAKYSDLSTALKTLEAEYTSANTSVAAVSAAGVVTANGIGTTNITVIYGGVKKEIQVTVTTVNGNHDGGTAPVATPAPSGTAAPAVTPAATPTATPSPVVSSEPQLPTLMKPVFNSIVDHDKIKAMLAKGQTAPAVTFTDAPALQWSTIFIERAARMGIITGYADGSFHPDVKITRAEFAAMLFKAFGLNASGGTGFPDTQGHWASEAIIALQGNKVITGYADGSFHPSQEITRAEMVTMLSRLTNYVSSINEPFSDVTAGWASGPINAFASAGIITGKGNGEFKPEEPATRAESVVMILRLMDKLMEQ, from the coding sequence ATGTCAGTTATAGTACCGTTTACTCCACCCTCGTTCTCGTCAACCGTTTATGGGGATGCGGCGGAGCCTAGCGGTGTTGTCATGCTGGAAGATTTTGAAAATGTGAGTCTGGCGGATTTAACATTCGACAGTGCGCGCATTTACAGCGGCAATCTGGCACTTGAAAGTAATCCGAAATATATACGTGACGGGGCTAAATCTTTGCGTATTGATTATGATTTTATCGGTGTGACCGATAACCCCTCCCAAGTTGCAGTCGGGCCTGCAACGCAGTTACCCTTGACAGGCAGAACACCCAAAAAAATCGGTATGTGGATTTACGCCAACAATGAAGGGCATGGTCTGACCTCTAAGTTCTATGTTTCAGCCACCGGGAAGTCCAAAACTTATGAAATGAGAAGCGAGGAGGTAGGTATAGACTGGAGCGGCTGGAAGTATGTTGAGGCTGAAATCGGGGATGATCTACAACTGCCCGGTACCCTGGCGTTCTATTTCCAGATGAAAGAAAGACAAATGAGCAAAAAGAACAAAGGCTCGATTTGGATCGACGATGTCAGACTGATCTATGATGAGCCGGCGGATGAAGATATGGATGTTCCTGTGCTGACTCCGGTTTCACCCGTACCGGATCAAATCCTGACTGCCCCTGTATCTGACATCATCCTGTCGGCGGATGATGCCAAATCGGGCATTGATCCAGATTCAATTCGATTAACTATGGATGGGCAGCCCGTGGTACCGGCGGCCTTCGCTTATGATCTAAGCACTAAGGCAATTACCTACCACCCGGATGTGCCGCTGGATGGCGGTTATCATCAAGTAGTTGCCGAAGTGAAGGATCTGGCGGGCAACCCTGCTTCAGCAGAGTACACTTTTACTGTTGATCATGGGGCCATGCTCACATTGGAGGCGCCTGAGGAAGCGGTCAGCAACGAGACTTACCGGTTAAAGCTGGCGGCAAAGGATGCCGGTGAAGCCAACAGTGTGCAGGCCAGAATCAAATTCGACCCGCAGACGCTGCAGGCGAATGCTGTGCACGCACGTGATGGTTTAAGCAACGTCAAGAGCACAGTTGACAATATAGGCGGTTATGTTGAATTTAGCGCAGACGGATTGCAAAAGGGCCTTGTGGATGCACTGGCCAGCATTGATTTCAATGTGAACCGGTCCGCAAAAATGGAGCGTGGCGAGACCTACAAGTCGATCACCATGGTGGATGGCGGTTTTGGATATAGCAACGCGGCGACCGTAAGCTCCTTTGCCTCCCCGGTTAAGTATACGATTGGTTTTCCGTACGCTTTAACCATCAAGGGAGCGGGCCTGCAAACGAAGAATATTATCACCGTTACCACTCATGCGGGAGCTCCGGTTGAAGGAGCTGAGATCGACTTTACCGATGTCAATGGTCCACAGACTTATGTTACGGTGACTGCAGGCAATTCGAATATTTATGCCAGCGCGGATTCTTCGTCCACTGTACTGCTAACAGCAGAGCAAAACGGGCAGTTCTTCGCCACGACAGGAAGCGCATCCGGATTTGTCAAAGTATATCTGCCGGATGGAACCAAGACAGGCTATATAGCTTCAGCTGACATTCAGCAGAAAAGTCTTACTGAAGGATTTGGGCTTACGGATGCCAGGGGTGAAATACATACTTCGCTGGCCAATCTTGCGCTCGGTACATGGAAAGTGCAGGCAGTGAAGGATGGCGGTACCAGTGAGAGTTTCAGCATGAACGTGGTTACCCAATTGGGCGGAGACGATCCGAAATACATTCAAACCTTTGTTACCGAAGACATGAGTACAATGCTGAGCGTTGGCTGGCAGACGGCTCCCAGAGTTCAAGAAACCTCGATTCAATATGTGAAGGACAGTGATCTGGTAAATAATAACTTAAACAGTACACAACAAAAGGCGGCAGAGCAGTCTGCACTTACTGAAGTGGAGGTTATCCATGAGGTTGAGGGCGGGCCGCTGGGGGAAATTAAGTTCCATAAATCATTGGTTACCGGTCTGGAGCCGAATACTGCTTATCATTACCGGGTGGGCTATGAAGGTCACTGGAGTAACTGGTACGAATACAAGACTTTGACTGCAGTGCCGCAAACCCCTGTTTCTTTTGTATTTGTAACCGACTCGCATACCAAGGGAGATAACGGGCTGGAGATCTATCAGCAGCTGATCAGCGATGCAGTAACCCGTTATCCGGACACCCAGTTTATAATGCACGGCGGCGACATGGTGGACGACGGAGCAATCCTGAATGAGTGGAACCAGTTCTGGGAAGCTTCCTCGTTTTATGCTACCTCCCTTCCTTCAGGCTATACCATGGGGAATCACGATGTTAAAGGTGCCGGCAAGGAGATTTTCGCCAAAGGGTTGGATTTGCCGGAGAATGGTCCTGATGTTCAAAAGGACTATGCCTATTCTTTTGATTCAGGTGAGGTACATTTCATTGTGTTGAACTCCGAGGCAGATGAAGTAACCATGGCCCAGCAGGCAGTATGGCTGCGCGGGGATCTTCTGGCAAGTGATAAGAAATGGAAGATTGTAATGTTCCATAAGCCTGCTTATCATACCGAAGACGGACGCGGAAACGTCATTGAATACACGCAAACCTATTTTGCGCCTATCCTGGAAGAGCTCAAAGTTGACCTGGTGCTGGAGGGGCACGACCATGTGTACGCGCGTACCTATCCGATGAGCGGAGGGAAGCCGTTGTTGAATGGTGAGCGCGGGACTGTCTATTTGGACGGAGGCGCGTCCGGCTGGAAATTCTACGATGGAGCCCGCTATGAGTATCTTAATTTTATGTTTGACGAGGACGTTCCGGTATACTCAGCCATTCAAGTCAGCCATGATACCATCACAATCCAGGCCCGCACTACGGAAAGCGACGTATTACTCGACAATTATATTATCGAAAAGAAGGATGAGCGGACGGTGACTTCCGTGTCGGCAACGCCGGCAGAGCTGACATTACAAGCCGGGGAGGAGCGCGGGACCGTTCTCACCGCTACCTACAGCGATAAGTCCACAGCAGATGTCACAATTGAAGCGATATGGAGCTCCTCTAATGACAACGTGGCCAACGTGGATGCAAAAGGCCTGATTCACGCTGTAGCAGCAGGCAGTACTACAATTGAAGCGCAATACGGAAATATGCCGGCAGTCAGCATCCCGGTAACGGTTCAGCCTCAAAGCTCAGTTCCTGTTCTGCTCAATCTGACAGCTGATCCGGCCAGCCATAGGCTGCAAGTGGGCCAGACTGGCACTTCAGTGATTAAAGCAGTATATGATAATGCTGAAAATCCAGTGGTTACAGATCAAGCGGTTTGGATATCTTCGGACCCGGCTATTGCTTCTGTGTCAGACAAGGGTCTTATCACAGGCGCTGCGGCAGGAGAAGCAACGATCACTGCTTCGTTCGGGGGTAAGTCTGTCGTTGTTTCAATTGTGGTCTCGGAGGCTCCTGCGCCTGCAGTGGTTGATTTGGTCGTAACGCCCGCTGCGCTCTCCCTCACTCTAGGAAAAACGCAGAGCTTAGGGGTAACGGCGAAATACTCCGACCTTTCTACAGCACTCAAGACTCTGGAAGCGGAATATACTTCCGCCAATACTTCTGTTGCTGCAGTGAGTGCAGCAGGTGTAGTGACAGCGAACGGTATAGGAACGACAAACATTACGGTTATTTACGGAGGTGTGAAAAAGGAGATTCAAGTCACCGTGACAACGGTTAATGGCAATCATGACGGAGGTACGGCACCAGTGGCAACTCCAGCGCCATCAGGAACTGCGGCACCGGCAGTTACACCAGCGGCAACACCTACAGCAACGCCATCTCCGGTGGTATCTTCAGAGCCGCAGCTTCCAACCTTAATGAAGCCTGTGTTCAATAGCATTGTAGACCATGATAAGATTAAAGCAATGTTGGCAAAAGGGCAGACTGCTCCTGCTGTTACATTCACAGATGCCCCTGCGCTTCAGTGGAGTACAATATTCATTGAACGGGCTGCCCGGATGGGTATTATAACGGGTTATGCGGATGGTTCATTCCATCCTGACGTTAAAATAACCCGTGCCGAGTTTGCTGCAATGCTGTTCAAAGCCTTTGGGCTGAACGCCTCAGGCGGTACAGGCTTCCCCGATACGCAAGGACATTGGGCTTCGGAAGCCATTATTGCACTTCAAGGCAATAAAGTAATAACCGGGTACGCCGATGGTTCCTTCCATCCCAGTCAGGAGATCACCCGGGCGGAGATGGTGACAATGTTATCCCGTCTGACGAATTATGTGAGCAGTATTAATGAGCCTTTCTCCGATGTTACTGCAGGCTGGGCATCAGGTCCGATTAATGCTTTTGCCAGCGCAGGTATCATTACCGGAAAAGGCAATGGAGAGTTTAAACCGGAGGAACCAGCTACCCGCGCAGAATCGGTAGTGATGATCCTCCGACTCATGGATAAGCTAATGGAGCAATAA
- a CDS encoding glycoside hydrolase family 2 TIM barrel-domain containing protein: MIKLEGEWKLQLDGDKQGLVLPFTDTIDLPGTTSYARKGPKNEEALISALTDEYLFEGQAWFSREIEIPVELAGVSCRLYLERTRMTTLYIDGKEIGSRDSLNTAHVYDLGGLAAGSHTVTICVSNTGYPTKGGHMTSPDTQTNWNGITGRLELQFFAESYLCGIRLTPDVAARSVRITAKLEGEAEAVLTVSAGSFNNAEVAGHVAEAQTYVLKPGNVDVEYILGPDALLWSEFAPNLYNLALAVSTGEGGPADLNELVFGLREFKADGDKFAINGHKTFLRGKHDGLIFPLTGYAPTDVEEWVRILGISKSYGINHYRFHTCCPPEAAFAAADLLGIYMEPELPFWGTVTEPSDDNHNQAEQDYLVSEGYAILQAFGNHPSFVMMSLGNELWGSRAKIDSILKEYKEFDSRPLYTQGSNNHQWVPEILEHEDFFCGVRFSRSRLFRGSYAMCDAPLGHVQTAEPCTLKDYDDQFVPPERVNSTDGAAGIGGEIQIQYGTEAKTVQADDASGEWIPHIPVISHEIGQYATYPNFEEIAKYSGPLKAKNFEIFRERLEQNGLTHLAAKYFAASGKLAAACYKEELEAAFRTKRLAGFQLLDLQDFSGQGTALVGILDAFMDSKGMITAEEWRTFCSDAVLLARFPKFNYISGEPFQADIELSWYRNISPDSVELSWSLAGESGTLSEGTAVAELPAGANYFELYQLKLELPVVKAMTSVKLSLGIAGTDISKSYDLWIYPDLSSAGLEEVHVFKELGEEAQARLDQGGNVLLMPDPDSLTNAVQGFYSTDFWCYPMFRSISESMNRPVPVGTMGLLIENTHPALRNFPSEEHSTYPWWNIVENSKSLIMDGTDHNWSPIVRTIDNFERNHKLGFLLECRVGEGKLLICPLHADKAAATPEGRQFLSSLTSYMGSEEFNPQTEVAIEELARIIR; the protein is encoded by the coding sequence ATGATTAAGCTTGAAGGCGAGTGGAAGCTGCAGCTGGACGGAGACAAACAGGGGCTTGTACTGCCTTTCACCGATACAATTGATTTACCGGGAACGACCTCGTATGCCCGTAAAGGACCTAAAAATGAAGAGGCTCTGATCAGTGCGCTGACGGATGAATATCTGTTCGAAGGCCAAGCCTGGTTTTCCAGGGAGATTGAAATTCCTGTGGAGCTGGCTGGCGTGTCATGCCGGCTGTATCTGGAGCGGACGCGGATGACAACGCTTTATATTGACGGCAAGGAGATCGGCAGCCGGGACAGCCTGAACACCGCTCATGTGTATGATTTGGGCGGATTGGCAGCAGGCAGTCACACCGTTACGATTTGTGTCAGCAACACCGGATATCCGACTAAAGGAGGACACATGACCTCGCCGGATACCCAGACCAACTGGAACGGGATCACCGGCAGGCTGGAGCTGCAATTTTTCGCTGAATCGTATTTGTGCGGAATCCGGCTTACTCCGGATGTGGCCGCCCGCTCGGTCCGCATCACGGCTAAGCTCGAAGGTGAGGCTGAAGCAGTGCTGACGGTATCTGCCGGGAGCTTTAACAATGCGGAGGTTGCCGGACATGTGGCGGAAGCGCAGACGTATGTGCTTAAACCGGGAAATGTTGACGTTGAATATATCCTTGGGCCGGACGCGCTGCTGTGGAGTGAATTCGCCCCCAATCTGTATAATCTCGCCCTTGCTGTCAGTACCGGAGAAGGCGGCCCGGCAGACCTGAATGAGCTTGTCTTTGGCTTGCGGGAGTTCAAAGCGGACGGCGACAAATTCGCCATCAACGGCCACAAAACGTTTCTGCGCGGCAAGCATGACGGCCTAATCTTCCCTCTGACCGGCTACGCGCCGACTGATGTGGAGGAATGGGTGCGGATTCTCGGTATCTCCAAATCCTACGGCATCAACCATTACCGGTTCCATACCTGCTGTCCGCCGGAAGCCGCCTTTGCGGCAGCGGATCTGCTCGGCATCTACATGGAGCCTGAACTGCCATTCTGGGGCACTGTTACCGAACCGTCAGATGATAACCACAATCAGGCTGAGCAGGATTATCTGGTGAGTGAGGGCTACGCTATTCTGCAGGCCTTCGGCAATCATCCTTCCTTTGTCATGATGTCGCTCGGGAACGAGCTGTGGGGCAGCAGAGCCAAGATAGATTCCATTCTAAAAGAATACAAGGAGTTTGACAGCAGACCCCTCTATACACAAGGCTCGAACAACCACCAGTGGGTGCCGGAAATTCTGGAGCATGAGGACTTCTTCTGCGGCGTGCGCTTTTCCAGAAGCAGACTGTTCAGAGGCTCATATGCGATGTGTGATGCGCCGCTGGGCCATGTCCAGACCGCTGAGCCATGTACGCTGAAGGACTACGACGACCAGTTCGTACCGCCTGAGCGGGTGAACAGTACCGACGGAGCTGCAGGAATAGGCGGCGAGATCCAGATTCAGTACGGCACTGAAGCCAAAACCGTACAGGCAGACGATGCCTCCGGGGAATGGATTCCGCATATTCCGGTGATCTCGCATGAGATCGGGCAATATGCAACTTATCCCAACTTTGAGGAAATTGCCAAATACAGCGGGCCGCTTAAAGCCAAAAATTTCGAGATTTTCCGTGAACGTCTGGAACAAAACGGGCTCACCCATCTGGCAGCCAAATACTTTGCAGCTTCGGGCAAGCTGGCAGCAGCCTGCTATAAGGAAGAACTGGAAGCAGCCTTCCGGACCAAGCGGCTTGCCGGCTTCCAGCTGCTCGATCTGCAGGATTTCAGCGGACAGGGTACTGCGCTGGTCGGTATATTGGACGCTTTTATGGACTCCAAAGGCATGATTACCGCTGAGGAATGGCGCACATTCTGCAGTGATGCGGTACTGTTGGCGCGGTTCCCTAAATTCAACTACATTTCCGGGGAACCGTTCCAGGCGGATATCGAGCTCAGCTGGTACCGGAATATCAGCCCGGATTCAGTTGAGCTCAGCTGGAGCCTGGCAGGTGAAAGCGGGACGCTGAGTGAAGGAACTGCAGTGGCAGAGCTTCCGGCAGGGGCTAATTATTTTGAACTGTATCAGCTTAAGCTTGAACTTCCGGTTGTTAAGGCAATGACATCCGTAAAGCTGAGTCTCGGGATTGCCGGGACGGATATCAGCAAGAGCTATGATCTGTGGATCTACCCTGATCTAAGCAGCGCCGGACTTGAAGAAGTGCATGTGTTCAAGGAGCTGGGTGAAGAAGCGCAGGCCCGGCTTGATCAGGGCGGCAACGTCCTGCTGATGCCGGATCCCGATTCGCTGACTAATGCGGTTCAAGGCTTTTACAGTACTGATTTCTGGTGCTACCCGATGTTCCGTTCAATCTCTGAGAGTATGAACCGGCCTGTGCCGGTCGGCACGATGGGTCTGCTGATCGAGAATACACATCCCGCACTCCGTAACTTCCCGAGTGAAGAGCACTCCACTTATCCGTGGTGGAACATTGTCGAGAACTCCAAATCACTGATCATGGACGGAACCGATCATAACTGGAGTCCGATTGTCCGGACTATCGACAATTTTGAGCGCAATCACAAGCTGGGCTTCCTGCTGGAATGCCGTGTCGGCGAAGGTAAGCTGCTGATCTGTCCGCTTCATGCGGATAAGGCCGCCGCGACCCCGGAAGGCAGACAATTCCTGTCCAGTCTGACCAGCTATATGGGTTCAGAGGAATTTAATCCGCAGACAGAGGTTGCAATAGAAGAATTGGCGCGGATTATTCGGTAG
- a CDS encoding ROK family protein, producing MITHSAPSIKKQVYDRIFEHGTVSKADLLQHFAVASSSLTRLLEDMITQGLIIVSGFGSSTGGRKPILFQTNPRHRYLLGLEISRLYSRLALYDLHLKTLSLTRWEMDAGMTPERLVDLVGQAADEFLAKEGSSSQQVLGIGVGAVGPLDQKTGVILEPELFPSPSWKNVPVCEMLTARLGIPARLDNGANTALIGEHWAFREENVEHALYVHAGANIRSGMMSGGKIIRGAVDTEGAVGQMIIRTEGPRLRDKGNYGALEAYVSVPSLEERVLSKLSLGHSSLLSALAPERVNFSVLVDALSQGDPLVKEQFTETARYLGIGLANLINTFHPEYVILGGPLVNADPLVFHTAVEVAKKNTYRYPAYSPVFTQGLLRDEAVATGAAIMLLHEWELN from the coding sequence ATGATTACTCATTCAGCTCCTTCAATCAAAAAACAGGTATATGACCGGATATTCGAGCATGGTACCGTTTCGAAGGCTGATTTATTGCAGCATTTTGCTGTGGCCAGCAGCAGCCTGACCCGTCTGCTTGAAGACATGATCACTCAGGGGCTGATCATCGTCTCGGGATTCGGCAGCTCCACCGGCGGAAGGAAGCCGATCCTGTTTCAGACCAACCCCAGACACCGTTACCTGCTGGGGCTCGAAATATCCAGACTTTACTCCAGACTGGCACTCTACGATCTGCATTTAAAGACTCTTTCGCTGACGCGCTGGGAGATGGATGCCGGGATGACGCCGGAACGGCTGGTAGATCTTGTCGGACAAGCGGCTGATGAATTTTTGGCTAAGGAGGGCAGTTCATCACAGCAGGTACTGGGCATCGGTGTCGGTGCCGTAGGCCCGCTGGATCAGAAAACCGGGGTTATTCTGGAGCCGGAGCTCTTTCCCTCTCCCTCCTGGAAGAACGTGCCGGTATGTGAGATGCTAACTGCCCGGCTGGGGATTCCGGCCAGGCTCGACAACGGCGCCAACACCGCATTGATCGGCGAACACTGGGCTTTCCGCGAGGAGAATGTTGAGCACGCACTCTATGTCCATGCCGGCGCTAATATCCGCTCCGGCATGATGTCCGGCGGCAAAATCATCCGCGGGGCCGTAGATACCGAAGGCGCAGTCGGACAGATGATCATCCGGACCGAAGGACCGCGGCTCAGGGATAAAGGGAATTACGGGGCTCTTGAAGCCTACGTGTCTGTACCTTCACTTGAGGAGCGTGTCCTCAGCAAGCTGAGCCTTGGTCACAGCAGTTTGCTGTCTGCTCTGGCTCCTGAACGTGTGAATTTCAGCGTGCTGGTCGATGCCCTGTCACAGGGCGACCCGCTCGTCAAGGAGCAGTTTACCGAAACTGCCCGCTATCTCGGGATCGGACTGGCCAACCTGATTAACACCTTCCATCCCGAATACGTTATTCTGGGCGGCCCGCTGGTCAATGCCGATCCGCTGGTCTTTCACACCGCCGTAGAGGTCGCCAAGAAGAATACGTACCGTTATCCGGCATACAGCCCTGTTTTCACTCAGGGTTTACTGAGGGATGAAGCTGTAGCGACCGGAGCGGCAATAATGCTGCTGCATGAATGGGAGCTGAATTGA
- a CDS encoding methyl-accepting chemotaxis protein, translating to MFAFIRKSLIARILCVTTAVILCITAGNLAIQWVNTGSAVKGTISSYNMNIASHYVTQLDAGRYSEFLADPQESDLYWSLRGELDQFRESIGARYVYFVKIDEAGQPLLMIDGRPAGDPLASPINEQTDMPDAAVKSVLAGEQASSELIKNPEYGDYISAFVPVKNSQGALIGALGIDTDVTVVSSLTRDVLLQSLPLYSIILVVSLLALSVIAWFITRSLRPLHTITAGAGAMAAGDLAEASRILHRRPVKSRDEIGTAYQAMLKMSGDLNTRVRGMVSNVSTASDYLYGTSETFARNADDVLRMSETVNVKIGDIYSGASSQTEGAQSSALAMDEMAEGIARISSASASVSETAVQALDKVNTSQSAMSRMSRQMESIAESTGQTMNMAALLQGYSAEIEGALAAIRQFADQTKLLALNASIEAARAGEHGRGFTVVAGEVRKLAEGSAEAVERVADLLIHIGTVSSGIGTQMTEASREVTEGVRMSSGAEEALLLAAAAFREVAEQIIDVSATAEQLSAGSEEVAATVGSMALIAGGVTEQTRQIRELTDLQLEKIKEVYEASRVISVNTSDMRQAILQVRV from the coding sequence ATGTTTGCTTTTATCCGAAAAAGTCTGATTGCCCGGATCCTCTGTGTGACAACAGCCGTTATACTCTGTATCACAGCCGGGAACCTCGCCATCCAGTGGGTGAACACCGGGTCAGCCGTCAAAGGTACGATCAGCAGCTACAACATGAACATTGCGAGCCATTATGTAACACAGCTTGATGCCGGACGCTACAGTGAGTTTCTGGCAGACCCGCAGGAGTCGGATCTTTACTGGTCGCTGCGTGGCGAACTGGACCAGTTTCGTGAATCTATCGGAGCCAGATATGTATATTTTGTAAAAATTGATGAAGCCGGCCAGCCGCTGCTGATGATCGACGGCCGACCTGCCGGTGATCCGCTGGCTTCGCCGATCAATGAGCAGACAGATATGCCGGATGCTGCGGTCAAGTCCGTTCTGGCAGGAGAACAAGCCAGCTCTGAGCTGATCAAAAATCCTGAATATGGAGATTACATCTCAGCCTTTGTTCCGGTCAAAAATAGCCAGGGCGCGCTGATCGGGGCACTGGGCATCGATACGGATGTCACTGTTGTCAGTTCATTGACCCGGGATGTGCTGCTCCAGAGCCTGCCGCTCTATAGTATCATTCTCGTTGTCTCATTGCTTGCCCTGAGCGTAATCGCCTGGTTCATCACCCGGTCTTTGCGCCCGCTGCATACGATCACTGCTGGTGCGGGAGCTATGGCCGCGGGTGATCTCGCGGAGGCATCCCGGATTCTGCACAGACGGCCGGTCAAATCCCGGGATGAAATCGGAACCGCCTATCAGGCGATGCTCAAAATGTCAGGTGACTTGAACACACGGGTAAGGGGAATGGTCTCCAATGTATCTACTGCCTCGGATTACCTGTACGGCACTTCGGAAACGTTTGCCCGAAATGCTGATGATGTATTACGGATGAGTGAGACCGTTAATGTAAAAATCGGGGATATATACTCTGGCGCAAGTTCGCAGACGGAAGGAGCGCAGAGCAGTGCCTTGGCGATGGATGAGATGGCGGAGGGAATTGCCCGGATCTCGTCTGCTTCTGCTTCTGTATCGGAGACTGCTGTACAGGCTCTGGATAAAGTGAATACTTCCCAGTCGGCCATGTCCCGGATGAGCCGGCAAATGGAATCCATTGCTGAATCAACCGGCCAGACGATGAATATGGCGGCGCTGCTTCAGGGCTACAGCGCCGAAATCGAAGGGGCGCTGGCAGCGATCAGACAATTCGCTGACCAGACAAAGCTGCTGGCGCTGAATGCTTCCATCGAAGCAGCCCGGGCGGGAGAACACGGACGGGGCTTCACTGTGGTAGCCGGCGAGGTGCGTAAGCTGGCAGAAGGCTCTGCCGAGGCGGTCGAACGTGTAGCTGATTTGCTTATACATATCGGAACGGTGTCCTCCGGCATCGGTACACAGATGACAGAGGCTTCACGGGAAGTGACAGAAGGGGTACGCATGTCCTCCGGAGCGGAGGAAGCGCTGCTGCTTGCAGCGGCTGCATTCCGGGAAGTGGCGGAACAGATCATCGATGTGTCGGCGACAGCAGAGCAGCTGTCCGCAGGTTCCGAGGAAGTTGCCGCTACCGTAGGCAGCATGGCCTTGATCGCCGGCGGGGTTACCGAGCAGACCCGCCAGATCCGCGAGCTGACGGATCTTCAGCTGGAGAAGATCAAGGAAGTGTATGAAGCCTCAAGGGTGATCAGTGTGAACACCAGTGATATGCGGCAGGCGATCCTGCAAGTAAGAGTATAA